From Daucus carota subsp. sativus chromosome 6, DH1 v3.0, whole genome shotgun sequence:
cATCAGGGACACGCAAAGTTTTGATATGATACACACATTGCTCCATACATACTTCATCTGGATCTGGAACCTCAAGTGTGGTTCCATGTGGAGCTTTAATTGCTATCAGGGTTTTATTCTGCAGACATACAGAACCCGTATTTGTCAGCATGAGGAATAAGATACAGTACTAAGAGATACAGTCGGAACTGAGATGAAACTACTAATGATAAGCGTCTAAAAAAAACATTTAGCTAAAAGACTTGCCGTAAAGCATTCTAGACCCTTAATATCCTCTTCGGTCACAAAAAGCCACCTAAAGGAATTGAGATATGAATAAATTAACAAATGGATAGAAGCATTGCAAAAATTTATCAGCATAAATTTGTCTAAGAAGAGGAAAATACTTTTGATTCGCTTCATCCTCACTCAAGTCTCTCAACCTTTCCTGCATTTCCCTGTCACAGCAATTAATGTCAGCATCTACACAAAACCTACCAATTCAGGTATAAGTGACTGTTTTATCAAGGAGAAACCATTAAACCTTATGCGATCATCAAGTCTTTTTTCTTCCAGAGAAAGTTTTTCAACTTCTGCCTGGAAACAGAATACGTAAGTGGAGTTCAATAACTGTCAAAATTCATctcaaatatcatataatttaatacaCATTCTGTCGATCAGATATCGATCGTTAGCCGTCATATATGATACCAAATTGCGCTTTTAGAATCTTATAGATAAAAGAAGCATTATTGAAAGAAAATACAAGATTGTAACTAAAGTGAGACTTAAGACCTTTTACACATTTTCACACAAAATAGTAATTGACCGGGGACCTGATTCGTATTTTTGCACATGAAGAAAGACATaactatatctatatatttgcgtgtgtgtgtgtgtattgttATACCTGCAAAACATTACTATCATCTTCCATTTCACCCGGTCTTGAAGCATCAATTCCTCTATAAAAGATTACAAATAAGCTCTCATAACTTAATTATATCCGAAATGGTagatgtgtgtgtgcgcgcgcgcgcgcataACTACATATCGAAGTAGTAAAAACTTACTTCCAGTGGATTCTGTTCTTGAGCTTCTTTTCAATAAGACCAATTCCTTCAAGGACATTAGTGATGTCATATATACGCCTCTTCTGGACCTGTATTTTAAAGCTTTAGTTAAGTCTAGCATATAtacatgaaattttatattaattatcagCAAAGAATTACCTCTAAGGTCTCAGCAGCATTATTAAGATCAAGAGTACCATCTTCTGCTTGCTTTATCAGATTGATGAACTTTTTGGTCAAAAGGCCTGAACAAATTGAGCTTAGTCAAGTAAGGTTGCCATTAAACTACATAATTAACACTTAGGTCAAGAAATTAGTTTTACCCAAGGAACTATCATAACggcagcttccagcaggagtAAGAGGAGAAGGAGAACCTGCATTGAGAATTACAATATCTTAAATGTTTTAAGaaattatataacttaaattttttatgaattacaAGGGCTATTTTggtggatgatcatgaagacaATATTGGCCAAGAATAAAGTTTAAAGGGAATCAGACGAAATGTCTCACCAGCATTTGACATAGGGGTCTGAGGCACAGATGCCAGGCTCTTTGTGGCATTAGACCGGCCATAGACCCTTCCTCCTTTCCCAGATACAGGTGTCTGGTTGGGGCTTTTAACTGTATTGGTGTACGCAGGACTCATACTCAACCTGCTAGACTCAACTTCATTATAATTTCCAGGCTTCCGCTTTGAGGGCTGAAAAACAATTCATCAAGCGCTAAAGTTAGAACAACACGTGTGCAATGAAACATTTAAGAGAACAACTACACGCTTATAATTCCAGCATTCTAAGAAACTGAAATGGACTGAATTGGTCCAGACCTCAAAATCTTTTGCACAATGTTTAGTAACGAAATTCTATGAGCCGCAACAATAGGAATAATTATACCGCACAATCCAATTATGAGACTCCAATTAACAATTCAAATCTAACAGTGAACATATACATAATACATTAAATCAAGCATCAGTTACGTAAATGGAAATTTCGTAGCGCCTTTCTGTTAAAAACAATAAATCGATGCAAGCAAATCGTGAAGTACTTCCAGGCAATTATATATACAATCTACATCAATTAAAACCGATAAATTAAGAAACTCCACATACAACATAAACGAGCCGCATCAGTAAATTCATCGAGAGCTAATTACAATCCAAAATGAGTATTAAGCAAACCAGCAATTAATAAACAATCATCACTCACGAGTCATGAGCTATAAACAACATATAGATAGGGGGtgtgtgaatatatataatctcacAGTAGATTTAACGATGATAACATCAGCTTCATGATCCGCGACTCCTCTAGACTCTCCGAACCGGTAATAATCATCCGACGGCACGAACGGCGGCTTCATCGCAGCGAACTGTAGGTGCCGCTTTATCGGCGGCGGGATCCCATTTCCACCGTTGCTCACCGGCGGACGAGCCGACGGCGACGGCGGCGGCGCCTGGCCGTTAGAAGGTTGAGGTCGAGACATTag
This genomic window contains:
- the LOC108192850 gene encoding transcription factor E2FA — protein: MSRPQPSNGQAPPPSPSARPPVSNGGNGIPPPIKRHLQFAAMKPPFVPSDDYYRFGESRGVADHEADVIIVKSTPSKRKPGNYNEVESSRLSMSPAYTNTVKSPNQTPVSGKGGRVYGRSNATKSLASVPQTPMSNAGSPSPLTPAGSCRYDSSLGLLTKKFINLIKQAEDGTLDLNNAAETLEVQKRRIYDITNVLEGIGLIEKKLKNRIHWKGIDASRPGEMEDDSNVLQAEVEKLSLEEKRLDDRIREMQERLRDLSEDEANQKWLFVTEEDIKGLECFTNKTLIAIKAPHGTTLEVPDPDEVVDYPQRRYRIILRSTMGPIDVYLVSQFEEKFDEMNSVQPSMSLPLASSTGSNDNPAAETAIVGHGLENGTMTQDGHGVNSDLYTSEDISGGIMKILPSELDNDADYWLLTDPSISMTDMWKTDAGVEWDGASLLNEEFELPCISPRPQTPPSGVADVSTAANGTQR